The Lacipirellula parvula genome window below encodes:
- a CDS encoding alpha-amylase/4-alpha-glucanotransferase domain-containing protein, whose product MNQPLRLVLVLHNHQPIGNFDGVFEQSYQDSYLPFLNVFERYEGLKIGLHTSGSLMEWLDARHPEYVDRLANLVAAGRIEIVGGPFFEPIMTMIPSRDRVGQITSYTDWLQRRMGAKVRGMWMPERVWEQSLTGDIVRAGIEYTILDDFHFKNAGLGEEQLDGYYVTEEDGHILRVAPGSEKLRYTIPFQPPQDTIEYLRGVAERRPGAVVFFGDDGEKFGTWPGTREHVYDRGWLTQFFDALQHNSDWIKLTTPSEAFDNVAPLGKVYIPEGSYREMVEWALPASRINQFEDSKHELEHHGQWDLIKPFVRGGYWRNFKVKYPETNEMYARMQMVSRRLQEMVDDGAAGDLIDQARLELYRGQCNCSYWHGAFGGVYLPHLRNAVYQKLIAANNLLDQYENRGWQADQQPWVEISSADYNLDGRPEVKIASNRLLGLVSPAEGGQLYELDVKSICHNLLATLARRQEAYHRAVLRGPSVDGENVSSIHDRVVFKQEGLNERLGYDRWQRNSLVDHFFAADADLAAVSQGRAEEQGDFVLAPYEAKLRRNDGRVQVQLSRTGFVQGRQVKLTKGITLNAGDSTLEIAYLLENVPSDIGLHFAPEFNFAGLPSGADDRYFSGAHGHRLGQLGHQLDLQGMTQLSLTDEWLGISVHLKFDQPAAIWTYPVETVSQSEGGFELVHQSCAVLPHWTVIPDAEGRWSMTMRMTVDTQLAESRMPQWAEAAAV is encoded by the coding sequence ATGAATCAGCCTTTGCGCCTTGTGCTCGTCCTGCACAACCACCAACCAATCGGCAACTTCGACGGAGTCTTCGAGCAGTCCTACCAAGACAGCTATCTGCCGTTCCTCAACGTCTTTGAGCGTTACGAGGGGCTGAAGATTGGTCTCCACACGAGCGGCTCGCTGATGGAGTGGCTCGACGCCCGCCATCCCGAGTACGTTGACCGCTTGGCGAACCTGGTCGCCGCCGGCCGCATCGAAATCGTCGGCGGGCCGTTCTTCGAACCGATCATGACGATGATCCCCTCGCGCGATCGCGTCGGCCAGATCACCAGCTACACCGACTGGCTGCAACGCCGCATGGGCGCCAAGGTCCGCGGCATGTGGATGCCGGAACGCGTGTGGGAGCAATCGCTCACCGGCGACATCGTTCGCGCCGGCATCGAGTACACGATTCTCGACGACTTCCACTTCAAGAACGCCGGCCTCGGCGAAGAGCAGCTCGACGGCTACTACGTCACCGAAGAGGATGGCCACATATTGCGCGTCGCGCCAGGCAGCGAGAAGCTTCGGTACACGATTCCGTTCCAACCGCCGCAAGACACGATCGAGTACCTCCGCGGCGTCGCCGAGCGGCGTCCTGGCGCGGTCGTCTTCTTCGGCGACGACGGCGAGAAGTTCGGCACGTGGCCCGGCACCCGCGAACATGTTTACGATCGCGGCTGGCTGACGCAGTTCTTCGACGCGCTGCAGCACAACTCCGACTGGATCAAGCTCACCACGCCGAGCGAAGCGTTCGACAACGTCGCCCCGCTGGGCAAGGTCTACATTCCCGAAGGCAGCTACCGCGAAATGGTCGAGTGGGCGCTGCCGGCCTCGCGCATCAACCAGTTCGAAGACTCGAAGCACGAACTCGAACACCACGGCCAATGGGACCTGATCAAGCCGTTCGTCCGTGGCGGCTACTGGCGGAACTTCAAAGTGAAGTACCCCGAAACGAACGAAATGTACGCCCGCATGCAGATGGTGAGCCGCCGGCTGCAGGAGATGGTCGATGACGGCGCCGCGGGCGACCTGATCGATCAAGCTCGCCTCGAGCTCTACCGCGGCCAGTGCAACTGCAGCTACTGGCACGGCGCGTTCGGCGGCGTGTACCTGCCGCACTTGCGGAACGCCGTCTACCAGAAGCTGATCGCCGCGAACAACTTGCTCGACCAATACGAAAACCGCGGTTGGCAAGCCGACCAGCAGCCGTGGGTTGAAATCAGCTCGGCTGACTACAACCTCGACGGTCGCCCCGAGGTGAAGATCGCCAGCAACCGGTTGCTCGGCCTCGTGTCGCCGGCCGAGGGCGGCCAGCTGTACGAACTCGACGTGAAGTCGATTTGCCACAATCTGCTCGCGACGCTCGCTCGCCGCCAGGAAGCATATCACCGTGCGGTGCTTCGCGGCCCGTCGGTCGATGGCGAGAACGTCTCCAGCATTCACGACCGCGTCGTCTTCAAGCAAGAAGGTTTGAACGAACGCCTCGGTTACGACCGCTGGCAGCGAAATTCGCTGGTCGACCACTTCTTCGCGGCCGACGCCGATCTCGCTGCGGTCTCGCAAGGGCGTGCGGAAGAGCAGGGCGATTTCGTCCTCGCTCCGTACGAAGCGAAGCTCCGCCGCAACGATGGCCGCGTCCAAGTGCAGCTCTCGCGAACCGGCTTCGTGCAAGGCCGGCAAGTGAAGCTCACGAAGGGCATCACGCTCAACGCCGGCGACTCGACGCTCGAGATTGCCTACCTGCTCGAAAACGTGCCGTCCGACATCGGCCTGCACTTTGCTCCGGAGTTCAACTTCGCCGGTCTGCCCTCGGGCGCCGACGACCGTTACTTCTCGGGCGCTCATGGACATCGCCTGGGACAGCTCGGCCATCAGCTCGACCTGCAAGGCATGACGCAGCTGAGCCTGACCGACGAATGGCTCGGCATCAGCGTCCACCTGAAGTTCGACCAGCCCGCCGCGATCTGGACCTACCCGGTCGAGACGGTGAGCCAGTCGGAAGGGGGCTTCGAGCTAGTACACCAATCGTGTGCCGTGTTGCCCCACTGGACAGTCATTCCGGATGCCGAAGGCCGCTGGAGCATGACGATGCGGATGACCGTCGACACGCAACTGGCCGAATCGCGGATGCCGCAGTGGGCTGAGGCGGCGGCTGTTTAG
- a CDS encoding OprO/OprP family phosphate-selective porin: MKRPAWGLWPHCASTLVALALQAPVGAQSFEQALVSLPPVDSETELSFVPTTPLAETVDGAASAAPAEPAAANSSIADGLRLDNGVVPIASFIQLGECPTCPPGLAPPAEKPKYPLIIVSGAAQIDGIWFDQPADNQAVVGDARDVAGFRRARLGANGFLAENVKYRMEYDFAFPGRPNFTDVWVDVADLPGVGHFKVGQWKQPFSMEPATSFRELLFMERSLAFALVPFRQVGVGFFNTAFEEQATWAWSGYRFPTDQYGNVAGDNGYGMSTRETMLLYNDECNNVVHVGGSYTYNEPAGNTLRLRSTPEVGFTQLDANNVTDFPIPFYVNTGFLPTQSYQVVGGELAAGFGSLVFQSEYMYAMLNEPTGPQLQFPAGYAQVGYVLTGERRNYDHKTAAFTRVVPDVNFGNGSWGAWEIAGRYSTLDLNDKFVQGGHLQDLTFGLNWYLNRFTRFEFNYIHNFLDRPVGNDTESDIFGTRAQFDF; the protein is encoded by the coding sequence ATGAAGCGTCCCGCCTGGGGTCTCTGGCCCCACTGCGCTTCGACGTTGGTCGCGCTTGCACTGCAAGCGCCCGTCGGCGCCCAATCGTTCGAACAAGCGCTCGTTTCGCTGCCGCCTGTCGACAGCGAAACAGAGCTGTCGTTCGTCCCCACGACGCCGCTCGCCGAGACCGTGGACGGTGCGGCCTCCGCCGCACCGGCTGAGCCCGCGGCGGCGAACTCGTCGATTGCCGATGGCCTGCGGCTCGACAACGGCGTCGTGCCAATTGCGAGCTTCATCCAACTCGGCGAGTGCCCGACCTGCCCGCCAGGGTTGGCGCCGCCCGCCGAGAAGCCGAAGTACCCGCTGATCATCGTGTCGGGCGCCGCGCAGATCGACGGCATTTGGTTCGATCAGCCGGCCGACAACCAAGCCGTCGTCGGCGACGCCCGCGACGTCGCCGGCTTCCGCCGCGCTCGTCTCGGCGCCAACGGCTTCCTCGCCGAGAACGTGAAGTACCGCATGGAGTACGATTTCGCGTTCCCCGGCCGCCCGAACTTCACCGACGTGTGGGTCGACGTCGCCGACCTGCCCGGCGTCGGCCACTTCAAAGTCGGCCAATGGAAACAGCCGTTCAGCATGGAACCAGCGACGAGCTTTCGCGAACTGCTGTTCATGGAACGGTCGCTCGCCTTCGCGCTGGTGCCGTTCCGCCAAGTCGGCGTTGGCTTCTTCAACACCGCCTTCGAAGAACAAGCGACTTGGGCCTGGTCGGGCTACCGCTTCCCCACCGACCAGTACGGTAACGTCGCCGGCGACAACGGCTACGGCATGTCGACTCGCGAAACGATGCTGCTCTACAACGACGAGTGCAACAACGTCGTGCACGTCGGCGGCAGCTACACCTACAACGAACCGGCCGGCAACACGCTGCGGCTGCGGTCGACGCCTGAAGTCGGCTTCACGCAACTCGACGCCAACAACGTGACTGACTTCCCGATTCCGTTCTATGTGAACACCGGCTTCCTGCCGACACAAAGCTACCAGGTCGTCGGCGGCGAACTAGCGGCGGGCTTCGGCTCGCTCGTGTTCCAATCGGAATACATGTACGCAATGCTCAACGAACCGACGGGCCCGCAATTGCAGTTCCCCGCCGGTTACGCCCAGGTCGGTTACGTCCTCACCGGCGAACGTCGCAACTACGATCACAAAACAGCGGCCTTCACTCGCGTTGTCCCCGACGTCAACTTCGGCAACGGCAGCTGGGGCGCGTGGGAAATCGCTGGCCGTTACTCGACGCTCGACCTCAACGACAAGTTCGTCCAAGGCGGTCACTTACAGGATCTCACGTTCGGCTTGAACTGGTACCTCAATCGATTCACGCGGTTCGAGTTCAACTACATCCACAACTTCCTCGACCGTCCGGTGGGGAACGACACCGAGTCTGACATCTTCGGTACGCGGGCTCAGTTTGACTTCTAA
- a CDS encoding shikimate dehydrogenase family protein, producing MSTHPQQDVCCLMGDPVAGNPTQYMLEKAFAVANLDWRFLTFEVSAVDFEMALKGARIFEFRGIMLAPPHRGEVHRYLESVSDSARLSGQVNCLQQLNDGLRGVNTEGIAMRRLAEPYVATKGLHAMILGAGRTAKSIAAELALAGATSLELVCVEPTQAVPLVESLKSDPHTAAVDCRVTPWPKNGEIAVGNDVRLLLNATPVGRYDGKAALPLNIDALPAELLVCDMTFNPPTTRLMRDARKRALPTVDGLTLLVEQASVAFELWTGEKPDREAMREAVEEFLVL from the coding sequence ATGTCGACTCATCCTCAGCAAGACGTCTGTTGCTTGATGGGCGACCCCGTGGCCGGCAACCCGACGCAGTACATGCTCGAGAAGGCGTTCGCGGTGGCGAATCTCGACTGGCGGTTCCTCACCTTCGAGGTGTCGGCCGTCGATTTCGAGATGGCCCTCAAGGGCGCCCGCATTTTTGAGTTCCGCGGCATCATGCTCGCCCCGCCCCATCGCGGCGAGGTGCATCGCTACCTTGAATCGGTGAGCGACTCGGCACGGCTCAGCGGGCAGGTGAACTGCCTGCAGCAACTCAACGACGGCCTGCGCGGCGTGAACACCGAGGGGATCGCGATGCGGCGGCTCGCTGAGCCGTATGTGGCGACCAAGGGGCTGCACGCGATGATCCTCGGCGCCGGACGGACGGCGAAGTCGATCGCGGCGGAGCTCGCGCTCGCCGGGGCCACGTCGCTCGAACTCGTGTGCGTCGAACCGACGCAAGCCGTGCCGCTAGTCGAATCGTTGAAGAGCGATCCGCACACCGCAGCGGTCGACTGCCGCGTGACGCCGTGGCCGAAGAATGGCGAGATCGCCGTCGGCAACGACGTGCGGCTGCTGCTCAACGCGACGCCGGTCGGCCGGTACGACGGCAAGGCGGCGTTGCCGCTGAACATCGACGCGCTGCCAGCGGAGCTGCTGGTGTGCGACATGACGTTCAATCCGCCGACGACGCGGCTGATGCGCGATGCTCGGAAGCGAGCGCTGCCGACAGTCGACGGACTGACGCTGCTGGTGGAGCAAGCATCAGTGGCGTTCGAACTGTGGACCGGCGAGAAGCCCGACCGCGAAGCGATGCGCGAAGCGGTGGAAGAGTTTCTTGTTCTTTAG
- a CDS encoding DUF5522 domain-containing protein: MTAPPAAAASSSPLVAGRDFYFERGRFVLTEAYLLRRGTCCGNGCRHCPYRKASKPPAPPVDVARTELTSTSSTGRAGGF; the protein is encoded by the coding sequence ATGACCGCGCCGCCCGCGGCAGCAGCGAGTTCCTCGCCGCTCGTGGCCGGGCGCGATTTTTATTTTGAGCGGGGCCGATTCGTCCTCACCGAGGCGTATCTGCTCCGCCGCGGAACGTGCTGCGGCAACGGTTGCCGGCACTGCCCGTATCGCAAAGCATCCAAGCCACCGGCTCCGCCGGTGGACGTAGCAAGAACAGAACTGACTAGCACTTCGTCCACCGGCAGAGCCGGGGGCTTTTAA
- a CDS encoding PEP-CTERM sorting domain-containing protein: protein MKLNLKLTAAALSLLAACPAAPAFAADPWADKMVEYIQGTGVGNDFVTGNPINNPQTALGEPTRFASDPANFGGPTTPFSSAYRDHEIVSIGIGGSLTLQFDEPVQNHPLNPYGIDLLIFGNSFYELVFGPNTATGSASIGGGQIEVSANGVDFVPVSGVADGLFPTVGYLDVTEAFPSQHGQVLSDFTKPVNPAALTNVAGMTTAQIIAAYDGSGGGVGVDIASTGLASISYVRITNPLTATNTVEIDAMADVRAVPEPATIALGALAACALWSVRRRQR from the coding sequence ATGAAGTTGAACTTGAAGTTGACCGCCGCCGCGCTCAGCCTGCTCGCGGCTTGCCCGGCGGCGCCCGCTTTCGCCGCGGATCCGTGGGCCGACAAAATGGTCGAGTACATCCAAGGAACCGGCGTCGGCAACGACTTCGTCACCGGTAATCCGATCAACAACCCGCAGACGGCCCTCGGCGAGCCGACCCGCTTCGCCAGCGATCCGGCGAACTTCGGCGGCCCGACGACTCCCTTCTCTTCCGCTTACCGCGACCACGAAATCGTCTCGATCGGCATCGGCGGTTCGCTGACGTTGCAGTTCGACGAGCCGGTGCAAAACCATCCGCTCAACCCGTACGGCATCGACCTGCTGATCTTCGGCAACTCGTTCTATGAGCTCGTCTTCGGCCCGAACACCGCGACCGGCAGCGCCTCGATCGGCGGCGGCCAGATCGAAGTGAGCGCCAACGGCGTCGACTTCGTCCCAGTCTCCGGCGTCGCCGACGGGTTGTTCCCGACGGTTGGTTATCTCGACGTCACCGAAGCGTTCCCCTCGCAACATGGCCAAGTCCTCAGCGATTTCACGAAGCCAGTGAATCCTGCCGCGCTCACGAACGTCGCCGGGATGACGACCGCTCAAATCATTGCGGCGTACGACGGTTCGGGCGGCGGCGTCGGCGTCGACATCGCCTCGACCGGTCTGGCGAGCATTTCTTACGTGCGGATCACGAACCCGCTCACCGCGACGAACACCGTGGAGATCGACGCGATGGCCGACGTCCGCGCGGTGCCGGAGCCGGCGACGATTGCGCTTGGCGCCCTTGCGGCGTGCGCGTTGTGGAGCGTCCGTCGTCGCCAGCGCTAA
- a CDS encoding YidH family protein, with protein MAEADDPRIYFAAERTLLAWVRTGLTLVGMGFVVARFGLFLRIVRNAPDAPTHAGSTWIGVGLVVLGSVAIGVAAWQHAKFWHGLAKSQRTQPGVMRWSVIFALLISLIGLALGGYLVVSANSAETGRAAAVAR; from the coding sequence ATGGCTGAAGCTGACGATCCGCGGATTTACTTTGCCGCCGAGCGGACGCTGCTCGCGTGGGTTCGCACCGGGCTGACGCTCGTCGGCATGGGGTTCGTCGTCGCGCGGTTCGGGTTGTTTCTGCGGATCGTCCGCAACGCTCCCGACGCGCCGACGCATGCCGGGTCGACATGGATCGGCGTCGGACTCGTGGTGCTTGGCTCGGTCGCCATCGGCGTCGCGGCCTGGCAGCACGCGAAGTTCTGGCACGGCCTCGCCAAGTCGCAGCGGACGCAACCGGGCGTGATGCGATGGTCGGTGATCTTCGCACTCCTCATTTCGCTCATTGGCCTCGCCCTCGGCGGGTATTTGGTCGTCAGCGCAAACAGCGCCGAAACGGGCCGGGCCGCGGCCGTCGCCCGCTGA
- a CDS encoding dockerin type I domain-containing protein, giving the protein MLRSGRQQFIVALAWWSLCSAMLIGVGTQPAAAGPVASFDDVEFWVGTGSNRAVVAIEWLTGTTERTTLAWGFRWDGAATGQTLLNAVVTADPRLFAKSGGFGGGLGSSLYGLGYDDGDGAFALDDGTTFNEAGIAQVSGPADRAQAVDPADYYNEGWFRGFWNYGYSHTNPFAGGSWTASQVGMSSRVLQDGDWESWAYHPAVNQAGFQQFADNPFAAPAPAIVGSADFNGDGGVDGADFLAWQRGYGITTGAELNQGDANGDGGVDAADLQWWRDAFSQATTPPAAISAAAVPEPTSLGLALMAFAAAAVRRRINRIHGTLAWKHPTR; this is encoded by the coding sequence ATGCTCCGTAGTGGTCGGCAACAGTTCATCGTAGCGCTCGCATGGTGGTCGCTCTGTTCAGCGATGTTGATCGGCGTCGGCACGCAGCCGGCGGCCGCGGGACCGGTCGCGTCGTTCGACGACGTCGAGTTCTGGGTCGGCACAGGAAGCAACCGCGCCGTCGTGGCGATCGAGTGGCTCACCGGGACGACCGAGCGGACGACGCTCGCGTGGGGGTTTCGTTGGGATGGAGCAGCGACGGGGCAGACGCTGCTCAATGCCGTGGTGACGGCCGACCCTCGGTTGTTCGCCAAGTCGGGCGGCTTTGGCGGCGGGCTTGGTTCGTCGCTCTATGGCCTCGGCTATGACGACGGCGACGGCGCGTTCGCGCTCGACGACGGCACGACGTTCAATGAAGCGGGGATCGCGCAAGTGAGCGGCCCGGCCGATCGTGCGCAGGCGGTCGACCCCGCAGACTACTACAACGAAGGTTGGTTCCGCGGTTTTTGGAACTATGGCTACTCGCACACCAATCCGTTCGCCGGCGGGTCGTGGACCGCTTCGCAAGTCGGCATGAGCAGTCGCGTGCTGCAAGATGGCGACTGGGAGAGCTGGGCCTATCACCCCGCGGTGAACCAGGCCGGCTTTCAGCAGTTTGCCGACAATCCGTTCGCCGCTCCCGCGCCGGCGATCGTCGGCAGCGCCGACTTCAATGGCGACGGCGGCGTCGATGGCGCCGACTTCCTCGCGTGGCAACGGGGCTACGGCATCACGACTGGGGCTGAGCTGAACCAAGGCGACGCCAACGGCGACGGCGGGGTCGATGCCGCCGATTTGCAGTGGTGGCGCGACGCCTTCAGCCAAGCGACCACGCCGCCGGCAGCCATCAGCGCCGCAGCGGTCCCCGAGCCGACGAGCCTGGGACTCGCGCTGATGGCGTTCGCAGCTGCGGCGGTTCGGCGGCGGATCAATCGAATTCATGGAACCCTCGCATGGAAGCACCCGACACGATGA
- a CDS encoding BNR-4 repeat-containing protein has product MAASGPNNSRWLAPRRATTRSASRCRAERRPRSNVHPNKGGLNARTNLYYLATEDMGATWRTAAGHEVELPITSIDNDALIYDYQAEGKLVYLKDLNFDAAGRPVIVYLTTDGYAPGPANGERQWWTAHWTGEEWRRRPITVSDHNYDFGSLYVEGDEWRLLAPTDPGPQPFNTGGEMVLWTSRDEGATWQRTRQVTQGSQVNQTYARRPVNAHPDFYAIWADGNPLERSTSALYYTNRAGDVVRPLVAP; this is encoded by the coding sequence ATGGCCGCGAGTGGTCCGAACAACAGCCGCTGGCTCGCGCCGCGTCGGGCCACTACCAGATCAGCCAGCCGCTGCCGCGCGGAGCGGCGACCGCGTTCAAACGTTCATCCCAACAAAGGAGGCCTAAACGCCCGCACCAATCTCTACTACCTCGCGACGGAAGACATGGGCGCCACCTGGCGGACCGCCGCCGGTCACGAGGTCGAACTGCCGATCACTTCGATCGACAACGACGCGCTCATCTACGACTACCAAGCGGAAGGCAAACTGGTCTACCTGAAGGATCTCAACTTCGACGCCGCGGGCCGACCGGTAATCGTCTACCTCACCACCGACGGCTACGCCCCCGGCCCCGCCAACGGCGAGCGGCAGTGGTGGACCGCCCACTGGACCGGCGAGGAGTGGCGCCGCCGGCCGATCACCGTGAGCGACCACAACTACGACTTCGGTTCGCTCTACGTCGAAGGCGACGAGTGGCGACTGCTGGCGCCGACCGATCCCGGGCCGCAGCCGTTTAACACCGGCGGCGAGATGGTGCTGTGGACCAGCCGCGACGAAGGGGCGACGTGGCAGCGCACCCGGCAAGTCACGCAAGGGAGCCAGGTCAACCAGACCTACGCGCGGCGTCCGGTAAACGCCCACCCCGATTTCTACGCCATTTGGGCCGACGGCAATCCGCTGGAACGATCGACGTCGGCGCTCTACTACACGAATCGCGCGGGGGATGTTGTTCGTCCGTTGGTTGCGCCGTAA
- the bioD gene encoding dethiobiotin synthase, with amino-acid sequence MATRGLFIAGTNTEVGKTHVAAMIARALATSGRRVGVYKPVASGCQATADGLIAEDAAAMWEAAGRPLTLEQVCPQRFLAPLAPPRAAQAEGRRIDAALLRSGLEPWLAASEIVIVEGAGGLMSPLSDVDYNIDLAAELGLPLVIVAANELGVINATLQTLITAQARAPHLPIAGVVLNQAMQRPDDASLASNAEELAARCDAPLLTTVSHRSGTFDQPVDWFALAAMKFN; translated from the coding sequence ATGGCAACACGCGGTCTGTTCATCGCCGGCACGAACACTGAAGTCGGCAAGACGCACGTGGCGGCGATGATTGCGCGAGCGCTCGCGACGAGCGGGCGGCGCGTCGGTGTTTACAAACCCGTGGCAAGCGGTTGCCAAGCGACGGCCGACGGGTTGATCGCCGAGGATGCGGCGGCGATGTGGGAAGCGGCGGGGCGGCCGCTCACGCTGGAGCAGGTTTGCCCACAGCGATTTCTGGCGCCACTGGCTCCGCCGCGGGCCGCGCAGGCGGAAGGGCGTCGCATCGACGCGGCGCTGTTGCGGTCGGGACTCGAACCTTGGCTCGCAGCGAGCGAGATCGTGATCGTCGAAGGCGCCGGCGGGCTGATGTCGCCGCTGAGCGATGTGGATTACAACATCGACCTCGCCGCGGAACTGGGCCTGCCGCTGGTGATCGTCGCGGCGAATGAACTCGGCGTGATCAACGCAACGCTGCAAACGCTCATCACCGCCCAAGCAAGGGCGCCGCACTTGCCGATCGCGGGCGTCGTGCTGAACCAGGCGATGCAGCGGCCCGATGATGCGAGCTTGGCGTCAAATGCGGAAGAACTCGCCGCCCGCTGCGATGCACCGCTGCTAACCACGGTCTCACACCGTAGTGGGACGTTTGACCAGCCGGTTGATTGGTTCGCACTCGCCGCGATGAAATTTAATTGA
- a CDS encoding class I SAM-dependent methyltransferase: MSTPNDQERESPLQHWRHASGTQQAGVSHNARAWNALARDGVPLAQPARDDELANPLATVDPAGWLGPDIRGWRVLCLAAGGGRHSSLYAAAGAQITVVDISDEMLALDRVVARERGFDARLVQTSMDELSMFAAGEFDLVIHPVSTCYIADVAPVFAAVARVTRPGGLYVSQHKSPTSLQTTLRPERSGGNYALAERYYREGPLPAAEPSRLRERGTLEYLHRWEQLLGGICRAGFAIEDLLEPMHAERDAEQGSFAHRAQFVAPYVRIKARRGTSSTEAKPSIVLA, translated from the coding sequence GTGTCGACCCCCAACGATCAGGAGCGCGAGTCTCCGCTGCAGCACTGGCGACACGCCAGTGGCACCCAGCAAGCTGGTGTTTCTCACAACGCGCGGGCGTGGAACGCACTCGCGCGTGACGGCGTCCCGCTCGCTCAACCAGCGCGTGACGACGAACTTGCCAACCCGCTCGCGACGGTTGATCCCGCCGGCTGGCTCGGCCCCGACATTCGCGGCTGGCGCGTCCTCTGCCTCGCGGCCGGCGGCGGTCGGCATAGTTCGCTCTATGCGGCAGCCGGGGCGCAGATCACGGTCGTCGACATCAGCGACGAAATGCTCGCGCTCGATCGCGTCGTCGCCCGCGAGCGGGGTTTCGATGCCCGGCTGGTGCAGACGTCGATGGACGAGTTGTCGATGTTTGCGGCGGGCGAGTTCGATCTCGTCATCCACCCGGTGAGCACCTGCTACATCGCCGACGTGGCGCCGGTGTTCGCAGCGGTCGCGCGAGTGACGCGGCCGGGCGGGCTGTACGTGAGCCAGCACAAGTCGCCGACGAGCTTGCAAACGACGCTACGGCCCGAACGCTCTGGCGGCAACTACGCTCTCGCCGAGCGTTACTATCGCGAAGGGCCGCTCCCCGCTGCCGAACCAAGTCGGCTGCGCGAGCGGGGGACGCTTGAGTATCTCCACCGCTGGGAGCAACTGTTGGGCGGCATCTGCCGTGCGGGGTTTGCGATTGAGGACCTGCTCGAACCGATGCATGCCGAGCGCGACGCCGAGCAGGGGAGCTTTGCCCATCGGGCGCAGTTTGTGGCGCCTTATGTGCGGATCAAGGCGCGACGCGGGACTAGCTCTACAGAGGCCAAGCCTTCAATCGTGCTCGCTTAG
- a CDS encoding DUF1559 domain-containing protein: MRRTQVLMPCPPATRRESHAPSRGFTLVELLVVIAIIGVLVSLLLPAVQAAREASRRSRCANNLKQQGLAAINYEGQRRTLPPGCIGCLPPQEGVQLFLSWNAQLLPWLEQTALHARLDFTKPSDEAPNLPAASQQVDVFLCPSTLQPETASDSNLWRGAAFTDYGGIYGVEGAGRDAPFSIDPSEWFSGQVLEPGSLGVFVYDEPVAYRDIVDGLSQTVAIAESLLRRRVECEWINGQNVFAQEQSTPINSTEGLENEIGSPHPGGAQAVFCDGHVAFLSEQLDQRVLNAMLTRAGEEAAHAP; the protein is encoded by the coding sequence ATGAGACGGACGCAAGTGCTCATGCCCTGCCCGCCAGCCACCCGCCGCGAGTCGCACGCGCCGTCGCGCGGCTTCACGCTGGTGGAACTGCTGGTGGTGATCGCGATCATCGGGGTGCTCGTCTCGCTGCTGCTGCCGGCGGTGCAAGCGGCCCGTGAAGCGTCGCGGCGAAGTCGCTGTGCGAACAATCTCAAACAGCAGGGCCTCGCGGCGATCAACTACGAGGGGCAGCGTCGCACGTTGCCCCCCGGCTGCATTGGCTGCCTGCCGCCGCAAGAGGGGGTGCAACTCTTCCTGTCGTGGAACGCCCAACTGCTGCCGTGGCTGGAGCAGACGGCACTGCACGCCCGGCTTGACTTCACGAAGCCGTCGGACGAGGCGCCGAACCTTCCCGCCGCCTCGCAACAGGTCGACGTCTTCCTCTGCCCGAGCACGCTGCAACCGGAAACGGCGAGCGATTCGAACCTGTGGCGCGGCGCGGCGTTCACCGACTACGGCGGCATCTACGGCGTCGAAGGCGCCGGTCGCGATGCGCCATTCAGTATCGATCCGAGTGAGTGGTTCAGCGGCCAAGTGTTGGAGCCGGGTTCGCTCGGCGTGTTCGTCTACGACGAGCCAGTTGCCTACCGCGACATCGTCGACGGCTTGTCGCAAACGGTCGCCATCGCCGAGTCGCTCCTCCGCCGCCGCGTCGAATGCGAGTGGATCAACGGCCAAAACGTCTTTGCTCAAGAGCAGTCGACGCCAATCAATTCGACCGAAGGACTGGAGAACGAAATCGGCTCGCCCCATCCCGGCGGCGCGCAAGCCGTCTTCTGCGACGGGCACGTCGCCTTCTTGAGCGAGCAGCTCGACCAACGCGTGTTGAACGCCATGCTGACCCGCGCGGGCGAGGAGGCGGCTCATGCTCCGTAG